From a single Nocardioides sp. dk884 genomic region:
- the rpsB gene encoding 30S ribosomal protein S2 yields MAVVTMRQLLESGVHFGHQTRRWNPKMKRFIMTERNGIYIIDLQQSLAYIDRSYAFIKETVAKGGTIMFVGTKKQAQEAIAEQATRVGMPYVNQRWLGGMLTNFQTVHQRINRLKELDDVDFDNVAGSGRTKKELLQMKRERDKLDKTLGGIREMGRVPSAVWIVDTKKEHLAVEEARKLRIPIIGILDTNCDPDEVDFPIPGNDDAIRAVGLLTRVVADAVAEGLIARSGGKAEGETATPAEPLAEWERELLTGDAEKAAETATDATDAAASEATGAASEGAEAAEVAETAAPATEGAEATEVADEAKA; encoded by the coding sequence ATGGCAGTCGTGACCATGCGCCAGCTCCTCGAGAGCGGCGTCCACTTCGGACACCAGACCCGTCGCTGGAACCCGAAGATGAAGCGCTTCATCATGACCGAGCGCAACGGCATCTACATCATCGACCTGCAGCAGTCGCTGGCCTACATCGACCGCAGCTACGCCTTCATCAAGGAGACCGTGGCCAAGGGCGGGACGATCATGTTCGTCGGCACCAAGAAGCAGGCCCAGGAGGCGATCGCCGAGCAGGCGACCCGCGTCGGCATGCCCTACGTCAACCAGCGCTGGCTGGGCGGCATGCTCACCAACTTCCAGACCGTGCACCAGCGGATCAACCGCCTCAAGGAGCTTGACGACGTCGACTTCGACAACGTCGCCGGCTCGGGCCGCACGAAGAAGGAGCTCCTGCAGATGAAGCGGGAGCGCGACAAGCTCGACAAGACCCTGGGCGGCATCCGCGAGATGGGCCGCGTCCCGTCCGCCGTCTGGATCGTCGACACCAAGAAGGAGCACCTCGCCGTCGAGGAGGCTCGCAAGCTCCGGATCCCGATCATCGGCATCCTGGACACCAACTGCGACCCCGACGAGGTCGACTTCCCGATCCCGGGCAACGACGACGCGATCCGCGCCGTCGGCCTGCTGACCCGCGTCGTCGCCGACGCCGTCGCCGAGGGCCTCATCGCCCGCTCCGGTGGCAAGGCCGAGGGCGAGACCGCCACGCCGGCCGAGCCGCTCGCCGAGTGGGAGCGCGAGCTCCTGACCGGTGACGCCGAGAAGGCCGCCGAGACCGCCACCGACGCCACCGACGCTGCCGCGTCCGAGGCCACCGGTGCCGCCTCCGAGGGTGCGGAGGCCGCCGAGGTCGCCGAGACCGCTGCCCCCGCCACCGAGGGTGCCGAGGCGACCGAGGTCGCCGACGAGGCGAAGGCCTGA
- a CDS encoding tyrosine recombinase XerC, producing MTDDDAGTPAPAAEDDALPEPMARVLGDYERHLVSERDLTPHTVRAYLGDVAGLLEHASRLGHTDVAELDLRTLRSWLAKQQTLGRSRTTIGRRATAARVFTAWLARTGRLPTDVGSSLGSPKAHRTLPAVLRADEASDLIAAATDLADDGPVGLRDVAMLELLYATGIRVGELVGLDVDDLDDDRQLVRVLGKGRKERSVPFGRPAARALRFWLRQGRPMLAQDHSGAALFLGVRGGRIDQRAVRTLVHRRISAVPGAPDIGPHGLRHSAATHLIEGGADLRSVQELLGHASLATTQLYTHVSSERLRRAYQQAHPRA from the coding sequence ATGACCGACGACGACGCCGGGACGCCGGCGCCCGCCGCCGAGGACGATGCCCTGCCCGAGCCGATGGCGCGGGTGCTGGGCGACTACGAGCGCCACCTCGTCTCCGAGCGCGACCTGACCCCGCACACCGTGCGCGCCTACCTCGGCGACGTCGCCGGACTGCTGGAGCACGCCTCGCGCCTGGGCCACACCGACGTCGCCGAGCTCGACCTGCGCACCCTGCGCAGCTGGCTGGCCAAGCAGCAGACCCTCGGGCGCTCGCGCACCACCATCGGACGCCGGGCCACGGCCGCCCGGGTCTTCACCGCCTGGCTGGCGCGCACCGGGCGACTGCCCACCGACGTCGGCTCGAGCCTGGGCTCGCCGAAGGCCCACCGCACCCTGCCAGCGGTGCTGCGCGCCGACGAGGCCAGCGACCTGATCGCCGCGGCCACCGACCTCGCCGACGACGGCCCGGTCGGCCTGCGCGACGTGGCGATGCTGGAGCTGCTCTACGCCACGGGCATCCGGGTCGGGGAGCTCGTCGGCCTCGACGTCGACGACCTCGACGACGACCGGCAGCTGGTGCGGGTGCTGGGCAAGGGGCGCAAGGAGCGCTCCGTGCCGTTCGGGCGCCCGGCCGCCCGAGCCCTGCGGTTCTGGCTGCGCCAGGGGCGTCCGATGCTCGCCCAGGACCACTCCGGGGCGGCGCTGTTCCTCGGCGTGCGCGGTGGGCGCATCGACCAGCGCGCGGTCCGCACGCTGGTGCACCGCCGCATCAGCGCGGTGCCGGGCGCACCCGACATCGGTCCTCACGGGCTGCGCCACAGCGCGGCGACACACCTGATCGAGGGCGGCGCCGATCTGCGCTCGGTGCAGGAGCTGCTCGGCCACGCCTCCCTGGCGACCACCCAGCTCTACACCCACGTGAGCAGCGAACGGCTGCGTCGCGCCTACCAGCAGGCGCACCCGCGCGCCTGA
- a CDS encoding M23 family metallopeptidase, which produces MVVSRLSPRVSSRLRAAVVGLALGCVPLLGGGPAAGAEDPVGVWPLAPVPEVVARFDPPEQPWGPGHRGVDLLGVPGARVRAALPGTVTFAGRLAGRGVVVVDHGATRTTYEPVTAGLEVGAAVPAGGALGSLETAGSHCAPRACLHWGWIEGAETYLDPLRLVGGGPVRLLPLAAPPGVSRVARPPSGAMPLLLPGPEPAWRPLAARAVAAQARGCACW; this is translated from the coding sequence ATGGTGGTCTCGCGTCTCTCCCCCAGGGTCTCCTCCCGTCTGCGGGCGGCCGTCGTCGGGCTCGCCCTCGGGTGCGTGCCGCTGCTCGGAGGGGGTCCCGCCGCGGGCGCCGAGGACCCGGTCGGGGTGTGGCCCCTGGCCCCCGTGCCCGAGGTCGTCGCGCGCTTCGACCCACCGGAGCAGCCGTGGGGGCCGGGGCACCGCGGGGTGGACCTGCTGGGGGTCCCCGGGGCGCGGGTGCGGGCAGCGCTGCCCGGCACCGTGACGTTCGCCGGCCGCCTGGCCGGTCGCGGCGTGGTCGTGGTGGACCACGGCGCGACCCGCACGACGTACGAGCCGGTGACGGCGGGACTGGAGGTCGGCGCCGCCGTGCCGGCCGGCGGCGCGCTGGGGAGCCTGGAGACCGCGGGCTCGCACTGCGCCCCGCGGGCGTGCCTGCACTGGGGATGGATCGAGGGCGCGGAGACCTACCTCGACCCGCTGCGGCTCGTCGGCGGCGGCCCGGTGCGGCTGCTCCCGCTGGCGGCGCCGCCCGGGGTGTCCCGCGTGGCGCGGCCCCCGTCGGGTGCGATGCCGCTGCTCCTGCCCGGGCCCGAGCCCGCATGGCGTCCGCTCGCGGCCCGGGCCGTGGCGGCTCAGGCGCGCGGGTGCGCCTGCTGGTAG
- the tsf gene encoding translation elongation factor Ts, translated as MANISAADVKKLRELSGAGMMDCKKALTEAEGDFEKAVEILRIKGGKKMAERAAEREASAGLVATAGGALIELNCETDFVAKNDAFIAAADQIAAVANENKIGDAEALKAAELNGKTVGEVVNDLAVSIGEKIELGRVAYFDGEVVTYMHRRAADLPPAVGVIIEYTGDEAAARAAAMQVAAMRPKYLTRDEVPADVVAKEREIAEATSREEGKPEQAIAKITEGRLNGFFKDVVLLEQPSVVENKKSVQAVLADSGTQLTRFARFEVGA; from the coding sequence ATGGCTAACATCTCCGCGGCCGACGTCAAGAAGCTCCGTGAGCTCTCCGGCGCCGGCATGATGGACTGCAAGAAGGCGCTCACCGAGGCCGAGGGCGACTTCGAGAAGGCCGTCGAGATCCTGCGCATCAAGGGTGGCAAGAAGATGGCCGAGCGCGCCGCCGAGCGCGAGGCCTCCGCCGGCCTGGTCGCCACCGCCGGTGGTGCTCTCATCGAGCTCAACTGCGAGACCGACTTCGTCGCCAAGAACGACGCGTTCATCGCCGCCGCCGACCAGATCGCCGCGGTCGCGAACGAGAACAAGATCGGCGACGCCGAGGCGCTCAAGGCCGCCGAGCTCAACGGCAAGACCGTCGGCGAGGTCGTCAACGACCTGGCCGTCTCCATCGGCGAGAAGATCGAGCTCGGCCGCGTGGCGTACTTCGACGGCGAGGTCGTCACCTACATGCACCGTCGCGCCGCGGACCTGCCGCCGGCCGTCGGCGTCATCATCGAGTACACCGGTGACGAGGCCGCCGCGCGCGCCGCCGCCATGCAGGTCGCCGCGATGCGCCCGAAGTACCTCACCCGTGACGAGGTCCCCGCGGACGTCGTCGCCAAGGAGCGTGAGATCGCCGAGGCGACCTCGCGCGAGGAGGGCAAGCCCGAGCAGGCGATCGCCAAGATCACCGAGGGTCGCCTCAACGGCTTCTTCAAGGACGTCGTCCTGCTGGAGCAGCCCTCCGTCGTGGAGAACAAGAAGTCGGTCCAGGCGGTGCTGGCGGACTCCGGCACCCAGCTGACCCGCTTCGCCCGTTTCGAGGTCGGGGCCTGA
- a CDS encoding YifB family Mg chelatase-like AAA ATPase — MPFATARTVSLRGALGHVIDVQSDVSPGQVGTTMVGRPDVSLNESRDRVRMAIINSSLPWPATKRITILLSPADLHKSGTHFDLAIAVSLLAAAGCVPPRALEEALFIGELSLDGALRPVQGVLPMVLAGSARGLRRVFVPEPQAQEAAMVPGTSVLGMRSLAQVVAELRGEEVPEAPPVVTSSGSRLLSWRGETRMEEVDMADLMGLEDTRYALEVAAAGGHHLMLSGPKGAGKTSIAERLPSVLPDLEPDESLELTALHSLAGTLDPDQGMLVRPPFSAPHHDASKTSIVGGGSGQVRPGAVSLAHGGVLFLDEFPLFRSDVIEALRQPLESGDIVIARTEEQVRLPARGIVVLACNPCPCGEYTVSARTNRCQCPEVRRRDYRAKVTGPVADRVDIVRHVPAFSPHDDHRFAVRESSAVIRRRVHAARRRQAERYAGLAWRLNAHVPGAVLREEWPLDAAGQRLLDDRIYAGRLTARGAVRVHRLALSVMDLAAVRNGAVRPGPGPGAEDVAAALQLRLGEPLALEVIEVRAG; from the coding sequence ATGCCGTTCGCCACCGCGCGCACGGTGTCGCTGCGCGGCGCCCTCGGACACGTGATCGACGTGCAGAGCGACGTCTCGCCCGGCCAGGTGGGCACCACGATGGTGGGCCGCCCCGACGTCTCGCTCAACGAGTCCCGTGATCGGGTGCGGATGGCGATCATCAACTCCTCGCTGCCCTGGCCGGCCACGAAGCGGATCACGATCCTGCTCTCGCCCGCCGACCTCCACAAGTCCGGCACCCACTTCGACCTCGCGATCGCGGTGTCGCTGCTGGCCGCCGCCGGGTGCGTTCCGCCGCGGGCGCTGGAGGAGGCGCTTTTCATCGGCGAGCTCTCGCTGGACGGGGCGCTGCGCCCGGTGCAGGGGGTGCTGCCGATGGTGCTCGCTGGCTCGGCGCGCGGGCTGCGCCGGGTGTTCGTCCCCGAGCCCCAGGCCCAGGAGGCGGCGATGGTGCCCGGCACCTCCGTGCTCGGCATGCGCTCGCTGGCTCAGGTGGTGGCCGAGCTGCGCGGCGAGGAGGTGCCCGAGGCGCCGCCGGTGGTCACGTCCTCGGGCTCGCGGCTGCTCTCCTGGCGCGGGGAGACCCGCATGGAGGAGGTCGACATGGCCGACCTGATGGGCCTGGAGGACACCCGCTACGCCCTCGAGGTGGCCGCCGCCGGCGGACATCACCTGATGCTGTCCGGGCCCAAGGGCGCGGGCAAGACCAGCATCGCGGAGCGGCTGCCCTCGGTGCTGCCCGACCTCGAGCCCGACGAGTCCCTCGAGCTGACCGCGCTGCACTCCCTGGCCGGCACCCTCGACCCCGACCAGGGGATGCTGGTGCGCCCGCCGTTCTCGGCTCCGCACCACGACGCCAGCAAGACCAGCATCGTGGGCGGCGGCTCGGGACAGGTGCGCCCCGGCGCGGTCAGCCTGGCCCACGGGGGCGTGCTGTTCCTCGATGAGTTCCCGCTCTTTCGCAGCGACGTGATCGAGGCGCTGCGCCAGCCCCTGGAGAGCGGCGACATCGTGATCGCCCGCACCGAGGAGCAGGTGCGCCTCCCGGCGCGCGGCATCGTGGTGCTGGCCTGCAATCCGTGCCCCTGCGGGGAGTACACCGTCAGCGCGCGCACCAACCGCTGCCAGTGCCCGGAGGTGCGCCGCCGCGACTACCGGGCCAAGGTGACCGGCCCGGTCGCCGACCGCGTCGACATCGTGCGCCACGTGCCGGCGTTCAGCCCCCACGACGACCACCGGTTCGCGGTGCGGGAGTCCTCGGCGGTGATCCGGCGCCGGGTGCACGCCGCGCGGCGCCGCCAGGCCGAGCGGTACGCCGGACTCGCGTGGCGTCTCAACGCCCACGTCCCCGGCGCGGTGCTGCGCGAGGAGTGGCCCCTGGACGCGGCCGGCCAACGGCTGCTCGACGACCGCATCTACGCGGGGCGCCTCACCGCGCGCGGCGCGGTCCGCGTGCACCGTCTGGCGCTGAGCGTGATGGACCTCGCCGCGGTGCGCAACGGCGCGGTGCGCCCCGGCCCGGGCCCCGGCGCCGAGGACGTCGCCGCCGCGCTGCAGCTGCGCCTGGGCGAGCCGCTCGCGCTCGAGGTGATCGAGGTGCGCGCCGGATGA
- the dprA gene encoding DNA-processing protein DprA yields MSAPEEERLARAALSRLTEPGEPRLTSLVAQLGPVVLRDRLLEGRGSDGLQDDVATRLAACDPVAELERADRLGLRFVIPGDEEWPTQLDDLAAVEPLHRRGGVPVGLWVRGPLRLDTLRHPVAVVGSRSATTYGTAVAAEISAIVGREGYAVVSGAAYGIDHAAHRGAVAADGPSVAVLACGADRVYPVAHRAMLEFLAAEGAVVSEAPPGCSPTRIRFLSRNRLIAALAEGTVVVEAAVRSGALNTATWTSRLNRHLMGVPGPVTSASSQGVHELVRSGAATLVTSGADVLEALGAVGEHLVETPRARERSRDRLTRRQQQVLDAVPVFQGAPVDSVARAAGIALLEVQTALAGLERTGYVERDEDGWRLAALAHD; encoded by the coding sequence ATGAGCGCGCCGGAGGAGGAGCGCCTGGCCCGGGCCGCGCTGTCGCGCCTGACCGAGCCGGGGGAGCCGCGGCTGACCAGCCTGGTGGCCCAGCTCGGGCCGGTGGTGCTGCGCGACCGGCTGCTGGAGGGCCGGGGCAGCGACGGGCTCCAGGACGACGTCGCGACCCGGCTGGCGGCGTGCGACCCGGTCGCGGAGCTGGAGCGCGCCGACCGCCTGGGCCTGCGGTTCGTGATCCCCGGCGACGAGGAGTGGCCCACCCAGCTCGACGACCTCGCCGCGGTCGAGCCGCTGCACCGGCGCGGCGGCGTACCCGTGGGCCTGTGGGTCCGCGGCCCGCTGCGCCTCGACACGTTGCGCCACCCGGTCGCGGTCGTCGGGTCCCGGTCGGCGACCACCTACGGCACCGCGGTTGCCGCGGAGATCTCCGCGATCGTCGGCCGGGAGGGCTACGCGGTCGTCTCGGGTGCGGCGTACGGCATCGACCACGCCGCCCACCGGGGAGCGGTGGCCGCCGACGGCCCGAGCGTCGCGGTGCTGGCGTGCGGGGCCGACCGGGTCTACCCGGTCGCGCACCGGGCGATGCTGGAGTTCCTCGCTGCCGAGGGCGCGGTCGTCTCCGAGGCGCCGCCGGGGTGCTCCCCGACCCGGATCCGGTTCCTCAGCCGCAACCGGCTCATCGCCGCCCTGGCCGAGGGGACGGTGGTGGTCGAGGCGGCGGTGCGCAGCGGCGCCCTCAACACCGCGACCTGGACCTCACGGCTCAACCGACACCTGATGGGCGTGCCCGGCCCGGTCACCAGCGCGTCCTCCCAGGGCGTGCACGAGCTGGTGCGCAGCGGCGCCGCCACGCTGGTGACCTCCGGCGCGGACGTCCTGGAGGCGCTCGGCGCGGTGGGGGAGCACCTGGTCGAGACCCCACGGGCCCGCGAGCGGTCCCGCGACCGGCTCACCCGGCGCCAGCAGCAGGTGCTCGACGCGGTGCCGGTGTTCCAGGGCGCCCCGGTCGACTCGGTGGCGCGCGCCGCGGGGATCGCCCTGCTGGAGGTGCAGACGGCGCTGGCCGGCCTGGAGCGCACCGGCTACGTCGAGCGTGACGAGGACGGCTGGCGGCTCGCCGCCCTCGCTCACGACTGA